Within the Musa acuminata AAA Group cultivar baxijiao chromosome BXJ2-9, Cavendish_Baxijiao_AAA, whole genome shotgun sequence genome, the region AGGGGATTTGTTTCTGCCATCAAAGGGCTCAAAGCCTTGCTGCAGGTGCCTCCCAACCAAAGCTGCACAGGATCCTCCAACATTCCCTCAGGACTTGGGGCAGAATTTATATAGTCATTAGTATAACAGCTTTTGCAGTGAGAATGGTAGCTGTGTTTGGCGTCATTTCGGTTAATCCAAAGAAACCAAAGTGCATAGACAGAATGAAAAGAGCAATCATTTCAGCATTTCGGTTGTTTATAGATTACAAATAGTCATTTCAACAAAATAAACTATAATACCGGcacttaaaaagaaaactttTAAGGTGCTCCGAATCACATACCTCCAAGAGGAACCTATCGAGGAACAACATCACGAAGAAGGGCAGCGCCACGAAGTCCCCGTACGCGGCGTACGACTCCAGCTCCCATCTCATCCACCGGAGAGCTTCCATCACATCCATCTGTCGCCTGATCACGGGGCGGAGAAGGTCCAAAGAGAAGCTTTGGGAGGCCGCCGGTGCCAATGGCCGGTCGAAATGCGAGCATTTTATATCAGTGTGTGATGGGAATCACATGCGATCGCAAGTATTCATTATATTTTACCGGCGATTCGTCGCACCTACCTCCGACCGAAACAGGCGAACGCGGATCCTGGGAAGGATAAGTGTAGTTTTCTCATTATATCGCGGCCGTCCATGACCTTAATTTAAATGGAACAAACGGCTTCGATCGAGCGTCGAAAAATTTGGGATTAGATCCAGAGAAGATTTACGATGGACAAGCCGAAGTCAACCTTTCAGAAGTCAATATCTCATTGACCCCATTCGTATGACCAATGGATTACGTGGAATCTGCCAATTGGACGGATTCGAAGATGAAACTACGTGGTTTTGATACAGCCCGCACCAAAAGTTACAGAGACGGAGAACAGCAATTGGTTGGTAGCAATCCAATTCTGGTTCTACAACACCGTGAGATTTAACACtggtacgatgaaactgttttctCTCCATCAACCAGTTTGGATGAAACTGTTTCCTGTAGAGCTGCATGTGCAATTTGAGGGGGGAAATCCAAGAGCCACCTCCGTGTCTTCATCAGCAAAACGCTTACAGCTTGAGATGGAGTGGGATTTACAGATCTGCATCTGGTCACACTTGCTATTTGTAATCAGAATCAACATTTACATCTGGTAGAAGTAACACACAAAAAATTAACATAATTGACTAAAATGAGAAACGAGCAATCTGTATGTTTTAAAGATTCAGCAaaaagatcctttttttttttttttctaatggaAACTAACACAAGTCGCGGAAGAGCAAATGTGGGAAGCAACCTCAAAGATTCAGAAAGGAGTACTGGAGCAACAAGTATCTGCTAAGATTAAAGCCATAACAGTCATTTACAGGGTAGAAGTTTCCTCAGTAAGTAAAAAGAAAGAACAGTATCTCTTGATCTGTTTGTGGTTAGTATTCAAACAGGTAGGGATGTAAAACATCAGTACAGATTGCAGTAAAAGAGACTACAAGTTTGCTGATCCATCATATTGTATGGCACCTGCAATACACTGTTACCTCGATCCAACGATTAATCTTGTCATGGCTTTCTTCCTGAAATCCATTCAAGCAGCATCTGGAAAGAGAATTTGGATATGAACTTGTCTGAAATCAATCAGGTGAACTCATTATCTGGTTAGATTTCTCATCCAGTGTTCCTTAACCATTGTCTCTTTGGCAAATCACAATGGCAACAATCACATCCAACTCTATCAGCTCCAGAGTGATGCCAAAGCAATTAATGCATGCTAAACAGCTCCAATGGTCTAAAGTGCAATACCTGAAGTTGTAAATGATGGAGAAAACTGTCATGGAATGTTCTTCACTGGAGTTCATCAAATAtgccaatgaaaatattaaatgaatCTGAGAGGGGGATAAGAACCTGGCATCCGCATAAATTTAGATGCTGGCAAGGGTGGTTGCATCATTTTAGACATCGGCATTGGTCTTCGTGGTGGCATTCTCATCGAAATGGTCTCTGTTCCCTTTACATCCACAACAACCAGATCAGAGGTGAGAAAAGTCTTTGCAGTAGCAGCAGCATGCTCCAAACAGCATCTAACAACCTGCTCCAACAGGTGAAAAGGTCATGAATGTATCTCAAATTAAGAGGATACAACTTTGCAGGAATTTTCGACATTTGATTACCAGAAAGATAAAAATGAAGATTATAAAAAGGTCATTGCTTCAATTGTTCCAGATGAATGAAATATGAAATAGGATTATTCAATTTCTGAAGTTGAGAATAAATGGTGAACATCAGTAAGATTTTAAGCACAGTATATCTGCATTATTAATATATCTCTATAatgaataaattattattagaaATCTTCGGCAGGTCTAAAGAACTTATATGGATCAAATTAAGTCAAAAGAATACATTAATCTATTGGAATGCTGCAACTATTGATATCTGCTATTCAAGGAAATGGTTTACAACCTTCTTTAACTCCTATAACATGGACAATTGGCACTTTTGTACCAGATATGGATGAACCCACAAAAAGATGATGCACTTGCAGTAATCAGAACATGTGAAtaacatgtgatgtataatacAGGCCCCATCTCATAAAGCACATAAATATACATTGCTTGTTCATACATTTTCATAATAAATGTGCAAGGATTTCAGGAGAAGGCTGACAAGAAAGTTGGCTAAGAAACAGATCTAGCTTTTCACCAACTTAATTGTGTAACCTTgattggatttaaaaataataatacaaatCTAGCTTTCATCGACTTAGTTATATTTTACCTTGGATGGATCTAAAATGCCAGCAGCTACCAAGTCCTCATAACAGTTCATAGCTGCATTATAGCCATATCTTATGTCATCATTAGACAACACCTATAAAAAACAGAAACTTGAATTATACTAGTAATACATGATTAAGTAGAGAATTCAAAATACTAGAATATGAATTTGAGCTTTCATAGCATGACTTGGACACCTTGTTGACAATAACATCTCCATTTACGCCAGCATTTTTTGCTATCAGTTTTGCAGGGTAACTTAAGGCCCGTTTAAAGATATCAGCACCAATCTGCAGAAAATAGTCAAGGAATTACATAACAAGAAAATAACCTGACAAACAAGTCCTTCTGTAAGATAACAGAAAAAATAATTTGGgagattttcttttgcttttctgataaaaaaattgtATTTAGGATTTAGTGCAGGCACTTGCCCTAGTATATGTCAGCACAGGTTGCATGTGCCACAACCATGGTAGATAATCATGTATTGTTTGCCAGTAAATCACTTGCAAGAAATGGACAAGGAAAGAATATGTGCAATACCTTCTGTTCTTCATTATCCAGATAATCTTTGATACCATCAACCATGGTAGATAACCTTAATAAGGTACACCCACCACCAACTACAACACCTTCTTCAATAGCTGCCTGTAAAAGTGTAAATGCACCAATTAATTTGGAAGGAGCAGGAAGATCAGCAGGACCACTTAAAGAGATAAATACTCAGGGAGTACAGCGAAGGATAAAAAAGAATGAAATATCATCTATTCCTGGAGTGTTGGAGAACTATATTTCCAGGGAGAGCTAAGGTAGCCTTACTATATGAACTAATACAAATTCTCCGATGCTACTATATAACCTGGAAGCTTTGGCTATGAGGATACAAGTTGGTGCTATATATCTACTATTTTATTATTAGTGTTGGATTATATTATGTCAAGTCTCTGGTAGGACTGACCTTTGTTGCATTTAGAGAATCTTCAATTCTCAGCTTTTTGTCTTTCAATTCAACCACTGTTTGTGCACCTACCTGTAGAAATATAGTTCAGCCTAGCATATTAAAACTTCAAATATATAGACAAACTGCATTGGTAGCAGAAGCTTCTAAAAACAGAAGTTTTAGGGCGTACATACCTGAATAATGGCAATACCACCACATAGCCTTGCTATCCTCTCATTCAGTATTTTCTTCTGGAACTTCTCTTCAGAGTACTAAATCAAAACATTGACATTAGATAGATAGAAAGACATATGGTTGTTGTTTTAATTAaagaaatcagcaaaaagttggtAAAAGGATGAGTTGGATTAAGACTTATGCCAAAAGCTGACCAATACATAAATTCTACGAAAAGTAAACCTAATGAGCAAATCTGCAGATATAGTCATTTCAACAACTTTAGTACTTACCAGAATAAGGTTGATATTCAGCAATGGAATTTAAATATTAGACACAGAAAAGAAAGATTACTCCTTTAAAGAAACAGTGATGCTAGTAAACACATTAGAGCAAATTGTATCCATCTAGTCATGAAAGGCATCACTAAACAACTTTATCAAAAATGTCAGAAGAGACATTTTAGAATTTTTGCTGAAGTTTCTTTGACAGTGAAACAATGAATGTCAATTTCATGAGGGAAAAATATTATAGCATGATTGCTGAGTAAACTTCATTAGAGGGAACTGCTTCAGAATCAGAAAACCACCATTATTGGCTGAGTGATTGTTTGGTGTCATAGAAATTTAGACACAACACTCTCTTACTTCTGAATTAGCTACTACAACTTAAAATGGGTACAATTATCCAAGAATACCAGTCACCCTTGTCCACGAAGACCATCACAAGTCCACCTAGCTTCCagatcaataaaattaatgaTCTTCACGATAGTATATCACCacctttcagagagagagagagagagagagagagagagagagagagagagtgatgctGTTCAAGTTCCCGTTGACCTTAACTATTGATTGTCTACAAGCATATGTTTGAACCCTCCATCTGAAGCACCCTTTGTCTGGGTACAATACTCGCTAGCACTTGTAGCTCGTGATGTATTAAAAATTGTACAGAAACCATTTCCACAGACAGCTAGACTGCTTCGTTATTGCTTCAGAAATCCAGAACATTTCAGTCATTGTGTCTAATACTGAAGAAACAAACAGCGTTTGACACAGGGACAGGGTTCTCTATGGTATATACAAGATTGCTCCTAGAAAAAAACAACTATAGTAAGTTTTGAAAGGTTTCCATATAAAAAAATCAACTGCCATAAAATAAAGTCGGTGGACTGAAAAGGAACTATAGATTAGGATGAATTTTATTTGAATGTCGTACTAGTGATGAAGAGAAAACATAGGCAAAGGCAAAAAACAGTAAGTTTTGCTGAAGTTTGAGCATAAGCAGTGACCGGGTAACAGTCTCTTGCAAACAACTGAAATTAATTGCATGGTGGATGCACCACTAGAACAAGTGTTTGTACCTGTTCAAGACTTCTTATCTGAGCAACCCACTTTTCCACTGCATGCTGGGTGCTCCCATCAGTTACTATTAAAGTTGAATCCTTTCCTATTATCACCTTCACAGAAGAACCCAAAACCTCCTTGCCAACCGTGTCAAGAGTCAATCCCATATCATCTCTAATAACAGTACCTGCAAACCAATTATACGTTTCAATGTCAAAAGACAGCAGAAGTCaaagaaaaacagaaaaaaagGTGAGTGAGAGTTGCATAATAATCTAAATTTTAGCAAAAAGGCATTAGTTTTAGACTTTTAGTACATATTTATTACTCCTCATTTTTTTCATCAACCTACTACCTCCAGTCAAGACAGCAATGTCATTTAAGTAGTCAGTCTTTCGCTCTCCAAAGGAGGGAGCTTTGATAGCAGCTGCCTTCAGAACACCTTTGAGTTTATTTCTAATAACTGGGGCAAGAGCTTCTGGCTCAAAATCCTCTGCAACTATCAACAACGGAAAATTCTCTTTGACTGCACCATCCAATATTTTTAACATCTCCCTTGCATTGGTGATTTTTTTGTCAATCAAAAGTATCTGTATTCAGAACATGCAAATTACTTCACAGAGCAACATAGTAATTACGCTAGTGCTGCATTCCTTACCTTGCAGTTGTTGAACTCCACTAGCATATCTGCACGATTGGTAACAAAGTATGGTGACAAATAACCACGATCAAATTGCATGCCTTCAACAATTTGCAAGCCGTTCTCTGTGCTTCTTCCATCTTCAATTCTAACTACACCTTTCCTACCAACTCTTCTAACAGCTTCTGCAATCATACTTCCTACTGCATGGTCATTTCCAGCACTAACTGCTGCTACATTTGCAATTTCGTTGTCTTCAATCTGCAATCATCCTTCCTACTACATAGTTTAAGAATTCCATAGGAATACATCTAAGAATATACTCTTATGAGCACAATTGGTTGTATGTAGGAATAAATATACTCCTCACAAAGGTAAGGATAAATAACTTTAGAAATGAACTTCAATGATAAATCTGGTATTTTAAAAACACAATGTTTCTCTTAAGTACCGATCATACCTCCCTTGACATCAACTTGAGTTTGGAAACAAGAGCTTTAGAAGTTTTTTCAATTCCCCTTGCAACTTGTATAGGATTCATTCCAGCAGCTAGTACCTTAATCATAATATAACAATaccagaaataaaaaaataataataacatcacCATCAAGAAATTTTAGTTCTTAAAAAAAGTAGAATCCTTGTCTGGTTTGATAGGAAAAGGAAGATCATTAAGAACTTATATTAGTCTTCTTGAGAAAAGATTCCCTTGGTTCCATTTGGATACGGAAGAGATAACAAAGCAATCCGTAAGAGTGAGCAATGATAAGACTTTCATAAAGAGTGAGAAAAAGATGAAAAGTGAAGAAGATGGAAGGAAACCATACTGAAAGCCCTGTCCTGGTAATTTGTTATTTGGTGACTAGAGCGAGAAAGGTGCAAAAAGTTTGAAAAGAGAGAGTGGGATGCTTAAAAAGATCATGGACAGATTCATACATACCTTAACACCTTCAGAAATCAAACCCTGAGCAAGAATGATGGAAGTAGTGCATCCATCACCAGCAAGATCATTTGTTCTTGCACCGGCTTGTCTCACCAACTTGACACCCACATTCTCCAATGGGTCCTCCAATTCAACCTTGGGAAAACCCAAAAGAAAAATTATGCGAAGGTAAAGTTGTTCTGTAAAAAGATGAGTGAGAAAAATCAAATGTTTCAACTTAAATGTTTTCTTCCAACATCAAGTACAGAAACCCAAATCTTTTACGAAAAACATCATTGAAACTGTTTTTGTTAGTGCATGGTTGTGAAACTACAAGAAAAAATCGATGCAAGATAGTCTTTTAAATCAGTTATTTGCTCATTCTGAAGTATTGTAGGAATCAGGCACATTGTTATCAGGAGACCTGCCTCAGTTCAAAAACTGCAGGAAAATGATGAGGATTCATAGCAAACTTAAGCCAACCAACCAAATCAAGaagaaatgaaataaaatcattgaTGGAAGTGCTAAATTATATTTCCTCGTTGTGGTAACACAACAAGCATGTAGTAATTTGAGAATATATCATTTTTCAGCTAGTGttggagaaattctatttcctcgTTGTGGTAACACAACAAGCCTTCAGTAATTtgagaaatatataatttttcagCTAGTgttagagaaattctatttcctctTTGTGGTAACACAACAAGCCCGCAGTAATTtgagaaatatataatttttgagCTAGTGTTAGAGAAATTCTAATGGATTGCCCCCGACGTAAGAAGCAAAACCGAAAACTAGAAATAAAATGAAGCCACATTAAGAACTCTACCATACTAAATCTTTTGGTCGACTGCCGAAATCATAAGAAGTAAATCCTAGAGTAAGAGCAAACGATACAGGATTTATCCTCCGTGGTACCTCTTTAAGAACAGTCTCCCCATCATTGACAATCCTAGGAGGGCCATACTTGTTACCCAGCACCACATTCCTTCCCTTGGGACCCAAAGTCACTCCAACCAAATTCGCCACCAAGTCCACTCCAGCCTGCATCAAATTGGTGTTCATCAAAACTGTAACTAAAAACAGATAAAAGAACCGGAAGAAGAGCTCGAGAGATTGGACCTGTAGCTTCTTGGTGGCAGAGAGGTCATGGTTGAAGTGCAGCTCTTTGGAGATGGGCCTGGGGGGAGGCCTCCTGGGTGAGAATGGCAGTTGGGGAGCAGCGAGAGGAGTGGGAGAAGTTGCTGCCATCGGTAGAACACTGCGCCGATGGTTGTACCTCGGAACCCACAGGGAAGCCGGAGGAGTGCAGGCAGGATAAGGGTATCCGTGACCCAAACGAAAATGAAGAGATAGGAAATGGACCGTCGGAGATAATATGTTTCGAACAACCTTAGCAGCTCAATGTGGTAAGCAGACCGACTGACTATTTTCCGTACGATCTCAAGAAAATAACAGTTCACACGACCTTTTAATTTTGTAAATTTATTTATCTTCCACCTataaagatttattttttttactcatTTATTTGTTACTTTAGTTATTAATGTCTCACGGGTTCGAGTACATGTATTTGCCGGGGATGCTGACGGCTTACGATCTTCTGCAATTAATAGAATGATCCGATTACGATCGGACCCAAAATGGTTTGatagaaattttcttttattaaatTGGTATTTTTAAAGTTATATCGGACCGTTCACATCCCAAAATTCTCAATTTATATCAGCTTTTTAAGGGTAcgaaattatgattttttattttattttatcaaatttaattttcaaACAAAAACTACTTGAATATTATAATAGAAGATTTGCGAGGTTTTAAGGATACAAAAAAAAGATTTTTGAATGAGGTTATATTGTTTTTTGgtccaataaaaaaaaattagtgtaaGTCATGTCTATTATTTTCCCaaaaaaattagaatttttaacgaggttaaaaataattattttaatagttTTTAAACTTAAATAATGATCGTTTATAAGTTATTTATAAGGTTTCCTgaaaagttattattattattatttgaatgaGGCTACGCTATTTTTATATAGTTCCAAAAATAGTGTAATTTaagttttcaaaaatattttgttGTGCCTAAAACctcaaaaaaaatcttatataataatattcaagTGGGTTTCCTCCCAAAATTATGGTAAATTCACCttaaattagataaaataaaaagtCTAAATTTCACACTTTTAAAGCGTtaaaatgaattatatatatatattaatgactTAAAAAGATAAAACTTGATCATTTGGATCtttgtaaataatttttaatattttctgaaaatttatGAATTTTGGAAAAAGGAAAATTTGAGTTAGAATATTTTTGACTGGGATTATACTATTTTTGTATGAGGCCCAAAAACAATGTAATCAAACTCAAAAATAGTATAAATCAAGTTTTTAAAACTTTTTTGTATCCTTAAAATCTCTAAAATCCTTCTCTAATAATAATCAAGTGGTTTTTTTCCAAAAGTTATGATAATTCACCTTAAATtgggtaaaataaaaaaaatcataatttcatactttaaagaacTGAGATAAATTAAAAGaacctatatttttttatttaaaaataaaaagatcattcaggctttttttaaattttattttcaaggtTTTCTGgaaatttaagaattttttttgacGTGAGTTGCACTATTTTTGTAGGACTTAAAAATAGTTTAGCTCAGGTTTTAAGAAACATTTTTGTATCCTTAAAATATCAGAAAGTTTTTTATAACAAATTTAGATGGGTTTTTTCTTTTCCCAAAAGTTATGCCCGGTTCATCTTAAATTCGGTAAAACAAAAGgcttgaaataaataaaatacatcTATTTTAATGACTtacttaaaaatagaaaaagaaaaggtaATTTAGGTGtttgtaagttatttttaatattcttgaaaatctgagaatttttaaAGAGGATGAGATATGGTTTACAATGTTTTTCTATAGAACCCAAAAACAATGTAACTTAGGTCTTCAAAAAACTTTGTTATATAatcaaaatctcaaaaaatcttcTATAATATTAATCAAGTGATTTTTGTTCCAAAATTATGATAAATTTACCttaaatttgttaggatcaagagcactaagaggagggggtgggggtgttgaattagtgcagtagaaaactttcgacgattaaaactgcgttcgtacgttgaaatctgattccgacgtaaaagtcgtttcgtgcatataataactttgaaagcttatggaaatgtatttgaagtaaagtaaggtaggaaatttgcaattaagatagaaattagaatgtaagcgcaaactgaaatatgatgttcgtacgataaaaccgatttccgacgtaaaatcgtttttggaaacttgaaagtgagttcgtaaaagagcataaggcagtaagctattgaggatgtttgcaataaagataaaatgctcaaagtaaatgtaaaccgagatttagagtggttcggtcaatcttgacctacatccacttttggcttcctccaccaacgaggtcatcgacgtccactagaggccttcctttaataggcgaaggccaaccacccttttacagtttcactccttttgacgggcttatgagacaacccttataaacttttctctcctctcttaaaagatcaaaacttggaaaaagagggaggagaacttctagcctttacaacacttttgagctctaaaaatcacagagtaagattggatttttggtgcttttggttaccctttcattgctgaaagggtgaggtatttataggccccaaaccagtttgaattccgagctcaaaactatcatctcccggaattccggggtctggcggttgcaccgcctgactagggtagttgcaccgcctggcagagctcagagactgagcctctgggtagtgccatcgcttgtcaagggcggttgcaccgcttggcagagctcggagactgagccctggtagtgccaccacctgtcaggggtggttgcaccgcccagtctcgctcggagactaagcccaggcggtgccacctcctgcctggggcagttgcactgcctagctttcttgggagaccctctcctgggcggtgccaccgcctagtaggaattctggtccgaatgggttgatccattcgacccaatttgggtctgtcaagggcctaattgcccccagattaagttaatgggatcacctcccattcctaacttaatcttcatgctaactacgacaattcttaagacatttactacagcttgcttcggtgcgtcaatcgcttcttatagcgagcttccggcgaattttcgacgaacatccaatgaacctccggcgatgctccgacggactttcggcaaactcctggacttgcgacgatccacttggtaagttccgacgagcttcttttggcaagctcctggacttctcgaatttgttcctatAAAACCCTCGACGATTGTCTggacttctgtcgagctctcgaactcccaacgtgatcatagtctttgactccggttcaactcctgctgcatatcttactttcatcgtaattaatcctgcacacttatcttaacatatggattagataacaaatgataattgacttcatcatcaaaatcaagatacaacaatctccccctttttgatgatgacaatcaattcataacggagttaaccttaactccccctatctatatgccgtacttgagataagtcattcttgaattcaaggcctttgaaatcaatagacttattgataagttaagaactctcaaccttatcaattactcccatcatgattcctatcatgatgtatcttactgaaaatgatgtcaagacttgacattcattctcaagttttacatttcaaatatgaatgattgtagcagttcaacataagatatcaatatgtaaaattacgatgcaagtttttgatatcttaatataatgcaaacatagcataatgtaaatattgcaatcatagttatcatcgattcatatatttttgatgatgcaagcatgttataatcatagcatcaattcatatatctctccccctttgtcatcaacaaaaaagaaaacgatataaacaatttttaagcataagtgcggttttattcatgccataactaggttcatgtcattttctaacagtgagtgataggatactaattatgcaaacatcttaaggaaaacatgacatggagatagcttttaatacttctttcttttcatttgttattatctttttgcatgaaggaggaaggctatttgtgataccagttaTCTGTgactttactttgaatgaagttaaaatcgatgagagattaaatcatattccatttttacaaggatcaagatatgtatgtgaaacaaatccttacaagtaaaaacactatcatctatatttcaaaaaggaatttacacgcaggaatcaaaaaaatatttttcacatgataagtgtatgagagatgtttttgctagttgattccatatgtcaaaaatcaatgatgagaatcaaactcgatatacatatgcttattaagttcgaaaaaggataatgtatcgagaaaatccgattgttagaataccactagttaagagaatccgaaaatgaaattaacactttcatacattcggacaggactatactatagattttcaaatacaatcatgaagacaaaacaagctcattgttatgaaaattttagaatccaaaaaacataatttccaacatgtaattttaggcatgtaatgacaatcaagtgatttgatcattcaatcaataaagtccgaaaaatgattttaacaagtttatgcattcggacacattaacattcttaattctcttctaatgaaatcaaattgttcttcgcttagaggttttataagaatatcagctagttgatatttagtattatggcaatacgtcaacatcatagtaatattatgtcacattaacatcatggaaatgacacatcaatttcatggctatattactttctcaaatcacatttatcatggaaaccaagacataaagttttcaaagtaggcattatagaaacatttaatttcaacatgaaatccgaTAATGAGTAACGAGACTGAgcaacgtaaccctgcatattctcaccaattaatacatcaaataaccatatcaaagattagtactcatcaaggcattgtgatcaaggtgagtaatataaagagtttacaacaacgtaattgttacaacaagaggtgattgtgtccatatatacaagcttattcgggaggtgaaaaattaaagtgcctaaataaagagtcaaattgtcgatgaatttgctgcagttcagataggatttgatcttatcgatgttcaagccgatcttgtctttattcaaatcggtccatctaaattccaatgtcttcgatagataatgcaggagcttgctcaaatagatgtgtttcctcaaagggacagatcggaggagattgagtatccctaaagactagtgtttcgggttctggttctggttgagagGGATtatttcttctaggcattctaacccaattaccgtttctataaaaacatctcaatcggtgaagtagatttttatttattatgctaaacctatctactttcattacttcttcgtcgggtggtattggaatatcatagactttaagtattctagtgattataccaccatatggaagcatcatgtcttttttagatagttctatcatattttgttggataaggtaaccaaaatagatgttatgtcctttcatgatccaatacatggttcctaattctatttgacttacttcatcatgatggtattgtttagggagaatgatgcgagttataatatgatgaagtaccttagtgtttagtggtagtagatgttcacagcttttaggaactatcactaagtt harbors:
- the LOC103998314 gene encoding ruBisCO large subunit-binding protein subunit beta, chloroplastic-like, producing the protein MAATSPTPLAAPQLPFSPRRPPPRPISKELHFNHDLSATKKLQAGVDLVANLVGVTLGPKGRNVVLGNKYGPPRIVNDGETVLKEVELEDPLENVGVKLVRQAGARTNDLAGDGCTTSIILAQGLISEGVKVLAAGMNPIQVARGIEKTSKALVSKLKLMSREIEDNEIANVAAVSAGNDHAVGSMIAEAVRRVGRKGVVRIEDGRSTENGLQIVEGMQFDRGYLSPYFVTNRADMLVEFNNCKILLIDKKITNAREMLKILDGAVKENFPLLIVAEDFEPEALAPVIRNKLKGVLKAAAIKAPSFGERKTDYLNDIAVLTGGTVIRDDMGLTLDTVGKEVLGSSVKVIIGKDSTLIVTDGSTQHAVEKWVAQIRSLEQYSEEKFQKKILNERIARLCGGIAIIQVGAQTVVELKDKKLRIEDSLNATKAAIEEGVVVGGGCTLLRLSTMVDGIKDYLDNEEQKIGADIFKRALSYPAKLIAKNAGVNGDVIVNKVLSNDDIRYGYNAAMNCYEDLVAAGILDPSKVVRCCLEHAAATAKTFLTSDLVVVDVKGTETISMRMPPRRPMPMSKMMQPPLPASKFMRMPGIAL